A window of the Gossypium hirsutum isolate 1008001.06 chromosome A03, Gossypium_hirsutum_v2.1, whole genome shotgun sequence genome harbors these coding sequences:
- the LOC121217722 gene encoding uncharacterized protein has product MGNCFTSNKILAENDDPQGCSCNQPNQLIKDMGDVTVSKSEGAADGVKTNNNNMEKKTNNKKKKVVRFNLKEENSGDDRSGKQDESKNGVVRIRLVVTQEELKQILSSNKDLRQSSMEQLIKAVKLRGVRVSEDGRTSDGAWRPALESIPEEH; this is encoded by the coding sequence ATGGGGAATTGCTTCACAAGTAACAAAATTCTAGCAGAAAACGACGACCCACAAGGCTGCAGCTGCAACCAACCTAATCAACTCATCAAGGATATGGGAGATGTTACAGTTTCCAAATCGGAAGGGGCTGCTGATGGAGTTAAGACCAACAACAACAACATGGAGAAGAAAAcgaataataagaagaagaaggtGGTGAGATTCAACTTAAAAGAAGAAAACAGTGGTGATGATAGATCAGGGAAACAAGATGAATCCAAAAATGGGGTAGTGAGAATAAGACTTGTGGTGACACAGGAAGAGTTGAAGCAAATTCTGAGTTCCAACAAAGATTTGAGGCAGTCTTCAATGGAGCAATTGATAAAAGCTGTGAAACTGAGAGGTGTTAGGGTTTCTGAAGATGGAAGAACAAGTGATGGAGCTTGGAGACCGGCATTGGAGAGTATTCCAGAGgaacattaa